The Pan troglodytes isolate AG18354 chromosome 1, NHGRI_mPanTro3-v2.0_pri, whole genome shotgun sequence genome includes a region encoding these proteins:
- the RNF223 gene encoding RING finger protein 223 encodes MSSGQQVWHTAVPPPRRSSSTASMPRSPGTPGSERVASPLECSICFSGYDNIFKTPKELSCTHVFCLECLARLAAAQPVGRPGGEAVPCPFCRQPTAVPPAGAPALRTSRQLQARMPAHLRREEPVWLEGTKLCCQPLPTTPGREPGFVCVDVGLSKPAEPPAPARDPAPRRGRLARCWARCRDWRRMALVSALLLMLFCVALWPVQCALKTGNLRCLPLPPRPPATSTAASPLGPLTDN; translated from the coding sequence ATGTCGTCAGGCCAGCAGGTGTGGCACACGGCTGTGCCACCCCCTCGCCGGAGCAGCTCCACAGCCTCGATGCCCAGGTCCCCTGGCACCCCTGGCTCGGAGAGGGTGGCCTCCCCCCTGGAGTGCTCCATCTGTTTCTCAGGCTATGACAACATCTTCAAGACACCCAAGGAGCTCTCCTGCACCCACGTCTTCTGCCTGGAGTGCCTGGCCCGGCTGGCGGCTGCTCAGCCTGTGGGCCGCCCCGGCGGTGAGGCTGTACCTTGCCCCTTCTGCAGGCAGCCCACGGCCGTGCCGCCCGCCGGAGCCCCCGCGCTGCGCACCAGCCGCCAGCTGCAGGCCCGGATGCCGGCGCATTTGCGGCGTGAGGAGCCTGTGTGGCTGGAGGGCACCAAGCTGTGCTGCCAGCCActgcccaccacacctggccgcgaGCCCGGTTTCGTATGCGTGGACGTGGGTTTGAGCAAGCCTGCCGAGCCGCCCGCGCCCGCCCGGGACCCTGCCCCCCGCCGGGGCCGCCTGGCCCGCTGCTGGGCGCGCTGCAGGGACTGGAGGCGCATGGCACTGGTCTCTGCCCTGCTGCTGATGCTCTTCTGCGTGGCACTCTGGCCGGTGCAGTGCGCGCTCAAGACTGGGAACCTGCgctgcctgcccctgcccccccGGCCCCCGGCCACCAGCACAGCCGCCTCCCCCCTCGGGCCTCTGACTGACAACTAG